One Acidobacteriota bacterium genomic window, CCCCGGTGGAGGGGTTGCTCTTCTCCGCTGCGTCTCTGAGGTGGAGAAGATGAAGCTCGAAGGGGATGAGAAGATAGGTGCTGATATCGTGAAAAAGGCTTTAGAGGCACCTCTCCGCCAGATCGCCGAGAATGCGGGTTACGAGGGCTCGGTGGTAGTGGAGAAGGTGAAAGAGATGGACGAGGAGTTCGGCTTCAATGCGGAGAAGGAGGAGTATGAGAATATGTTCCAGGTTGGTGTGGTTGATCCGGTGAAGGTAGTACGGAACGCCCTCATAAATGCGGCGAGCATCGCTTCCCTTCTCGTGACCACCGAAGCGTTGGTTAGCGAGATCCCAGAGAAGAAGGAGAAGGAGCAGATGCCCGGTGGCCCCGGTGGTGGAGGGCTTTATTAAAGCCAGTCTCTCATGAGCTTGAGCCGAGCCCCTGCTCCTTTAGGGGTGGGGGCTCGGCTTAGGTTGACTTTTCCCAGTGCTGATTTCTATAATTGGTTAGGGTAGAAAATGGTGGGTAAGGAGCTCGATAGAAGGAGCAAGGAGGTATTACGGGCGGTGATAAGCCATTTCATCGCCAAGGGTACCCCCGTTGGTTCGAGGACCCTTTGCAAAATGGGGCGTTTCGGTTATAGCCCCGCTACCCTTAGGAATATAATGGCTGATCTTGAGGAGATGGGCTACCTTACCCAGCCTTACACCTCAGCGGGGAGGGTTCCTACCGATAAGGGATATCGGTTCTATGTAGACTCTTTGATGCGCTCCCGGAGGTTGCGGAAAAGAGAGGAGGAGTTCATTCTTTTTTCCCTTAAGAGCTATGCTGGGGACTTAGAACGATTAATGGAGCAGACATCGAGGATCCTCTCCCGACTTTCCAGGAATGTGGGGCTTGTTTTCTGTCCTCGCCTTCCCTCCATTGTGCTTAAGCACATTAGGTTCATAAAGTTGGAATATCCTAAGATATTAGTGGTTATTGTTTGTCACTCTGGTGCGGTGATAAATAAGGTAATAGAGGCTTCCGATGATTTTGAGCAGACGGAATTGGATCGGATCTCAAACTACCTAATGAGCGAATTCAATGGTCTTACCCTTATTGAGATAAGGAGCAGGTTGCTTCGGATGATGCAGGAGGAGAAAGCGATCTATGACCGATTGCTCTCCCGGGCGCTTAGTCTCTCCACCAAGAGTTTTACCGATGATCTTCTCACTGAATCCTTGCATTATGCTGGGACATCTCAGCTTTTAGAGCAGCCGGAGTTCGCCGATATCAATCGGATGAAGTCATTATTCCGTGCCTTGGAGGAGAAGGGGAAGCTGATCAAGCTCCTTACCAGATGTATCGAGGATGAAGGGGTTCAGGTGATCATTGGCTCGGAGGCTCCTTCGCAGGAGTTTAAGGAATACAGCTTTATTATCTCTCCTTATAAGTCCGGCGATAACATACTTGGCACCTTGGGGGTTTTGGGTCCCCGGAGGATGGAGTACGATAAGACCATTCCTTTGGTTAGATATGTATCGTATGTTCTTTCGCAGACGATAACCGAGTACTCGTTATGAGGAGAGAAAGATGAAGGATGAGGAGAGGGAAAAAATAAAGAGGAAGGAGAGCAAGAAAGAAGAGGAAAAGGAGCGGGTTGAAGAAGAGGAATCCGTCATCTTGGAACGGGAGGAGGCTGGTATAGTTGAGGAAGGAAAAAAGGAAGGGAAAAGGGTAGATAAAGATAAAGTTATCGAGGAGCTCTCCCGAGAGAAGGAGCTTTACTTTGAGCGATTGCTTCGGTTACAGGCTGA contains:
- the hrcA gene encoding heat-inducible transcription repressor HrcA, which produces MVGKELDRRSKEVLRAVISHFIAKGTPVGSRTLCKMGRFGYSPATLRNIMADLEEMGYLTQPYTSAGRVPTDKGYRFYVDSLMRSRRLRKREEEFILFSLKSYAGDLERLMEQTSRILSRLSRNVGLVFCPRLPSIVLKHIRFIKLEYPKILVVIVCHSGAVINKVIEASDDFEQTELDRISNYLMSEFNGLTLIEIRSRLLRMMQEEKAIYDRLLSRALSLSTKSFTDDLLTESLHYAGTSQLLEQPEFADINRMKSLFRALEEKGKLIKLLTRCIEDEGVQVIIGSEAPSQEFKEYSFIISPYKSGDNILGTLGVLGPRRMEYDKTIPLVRYVSYVLSQTITEYSL
- the groEL gene encoding chaperonin GroEL (60 kDa chaperone family; promotes refolding of misfolded polypeptides especially under stressful conditions; forms two stacked rings of heptamers to form a barrel-shaped 14mer; ends can be capped by GroES; misfolded proteins enter the barrel where they are refolded when GroES binds; many bacteria have multiple copies of the groEL gene which are active under different environmental conditions; the B.japonicum protein in this cluster is expressed constitutively; in Rhodobacter, Corynebacterium and Rhizobium this protein is essential for growth), which codes for PGGGVALLRCVSEVEKMKLEGDEKIGADIVKKALEAPLRQIAENAGYEGSVVVEKVKEMDEEFGFNAEKEEYENMFQVGVVDPVKVVRNALINAASIASLLVTTEALVSEIPEKKEKEQMPGGPGGGGLY